From Streptomyces sp. NBC_00370, a single genomic window includes:
- a CDS encoding calcium:proton antiporter — protein sequence MTTSTLIRSLTSRWTVWVPLVAVIALIFSWGRHLPGGAVAVVALCLAGAVLAAVHHAEVVAHRVGEPFGSLVLAVAVTVIEVALIVTLMVDGGGKSATLARDTVFAAVMITCNGILGLCLLIGALRTRVAVFNAEGSGAALATVATLATLTLVFPTFTTSKPGPQFSPAQLGFAAVASLVIYGLFVAVQTVRHRDYFLPLTQAGEVREEDAHAPLPTRRATGLSLLLLLVALIAVVGNAKAVSPTIESGVSSAGLPQAVVGVVIALLVLLPETLAAVRNARRERVQTSINLALGSAIASIGLTIPCIALATIWLDGPLVLGLNATHMVLLALTVVVGAMTISPGRATLLQGGVHLGIFAAFVFLAISP from the coding sequence ATGACGACGAGCACCTTGATCCGGTCGCTGACCTCCCGGTGGACCGTGTGGGTGCCGCTGGTCGCCGTGATCGCGCTCATCTTCAGCTGGGGCCGGCATCTCCCCGGCGGCGCCGTCGCCGTCGTCGCCCTCTGCCTCGCCGGGGCCGTACTCGCGGCCGTGCACCACGCCGAGGTGGTCGCCCACCGGGTGGGGGAACCGTTCGGCTCGCTGGTCCTCGCCGTCGCCGTCACCGTCATCGAAGTGGCGCTGATCGTCACCCTGATGGTCGACGGCGGCGGCAAGTCGGCGACCCTCGCCAGGGACACCGTCTTCGCCGCCGTCATGATCACCTGCAACGGCATCCTCGGGCTCTGTCTGCTGATCGGCGCGCTGCGCACCCGGGTCGCCGTCTTCAACGCCGAGGGCTCGGGCGCCGCGCTCGCGACCGTCGCGACCCTGGCCACCCTCACGCTGGTCTTCCCGACGTTCACCACCAGCAAGCCGGGCCCCCAGTTCTCCCCCGCGCAACTGGGCTTCGCCGCCGTCGCCTCGCTCGTCATCTACGGGCTGTTCGTCGCCGTACAGACCGTGCGCCACCGCGACTACTTCCTGCCCCTCACCCAGGCGGGCGAGGTGCGGGAGGAGGACGCGCACGCGCCCCTGCCCACCCGGCGCGCCACGGGGCTGAGCCTTCTGCTGCTGCTCGTGGCGCTGATCGCCGTCGTGGGGAACGCCAAGGCGGTGTCACCCACCATCGAGTCGGGCGTCTCGTCCGCCGGGCTGCCGCAGGCCGTCGTCGGCGTGGTCATCGCGCTGCTGGTGCTGCTGCCCGAGACGCTGGCCGCCGTACGCAACGCCCGCCGCGAGCGCGTCCAGACGAGCATCAACCTGGCCCTCGGGTCGGCCATCGCCAGTATCGGCCTGACGATCCCGTGCATCGCCCTCGCCACGATCTGGCTCGACGGACCGCTGGTGCTCGGGCTGAACGCCACCCATATGGTGCTGCTCGCGCTGACCGTCGTCGTGGGCGCCATGACCATCTCGCCCGGCCGGGCGACCCTCCTCCAGGGCGGCGTCCATCTGGGGATCTTCGCCGCCTTCGTCTTCCTCGCCATCAGCCCTTAG